In Methanofollis aquaemaris, the genomic window GAATAGGTCAAGTGCTCTCATTATTTCACCATTATCCAGTTTGTGAACCAGATCATGTTTTCAATCTACAACCTTTTGTATCATTTTTTTAATTTCCCGGGCGATTCCTTCGGCCATTAGAGGGGGAACCGCGTTTCCTATCTGAACATATTGTGCAGTCCGTGGCCCTTCAAAGAGATAGTTGTCAGGGAATGACTGGATACGAGCAGCCTCACGCACTGTAAGAGAACGGGCCTGACTTATATCTGGATGAATGAAAAAATGCCCATCTTTCGAGAGATGAGCGACAATTGCATGTGAAAGTCCATCTCCATCGACAACCTTGAATCGATCCAGGAATGAAGATTGATTGGCATGTGTCTTCAGGTTTTCAGGTAGTTCATTATAACGCAGCCGCTTTTTACTGTCATTCCACATCCTGATCGCAGTTCGATATATCTCACGATCTCTGTCATTATGATTTCTTGCAATGTGGTGACGGACATATCTATGATTGTTACGGATATGGGATCTCTTGAGGTACCCAGAGGGCCGGCCGACCCTGTATCTCTGTGGTCCATCCGTTCCTTCCCCGGGTTCGAGTTCACGAAGGTCTTTCAGTACATCCCAGATTTTATACCGGGGTTCAGCGATTTCGAACCCAGGATAGGTAAGATCATGATCTTTCTTCCATCCTATGAATATGATACGTTTTCTGTTCTGCAGAACTCCAAAATCCCGTGCATTCAGGATCTTAGGCTCTGGAGGAGTATAATATCCAAGACTTTTAATCCGCTCCAAGAAATCAGAGTAAATCTCTCCATTTCTAGCGCTTATCAGACCCGGTACGTTTTCAAAAACAAATATTTCAGGTTTAAATTCATCGATGAATCGTAAGTAGTGAATATAGAGGTGATTCCTAGGATCATTCCGCATTTTATTCAAATCTCGCGCTCTCCCTATCAGAGAATATGCCTGACAGGGTGGACCACCTATGATAACATCGACGTTGTTTCGATTCAGGTCATCAAGACGAGCATGGACATCGGCTATAGTTTTATCCAGTGTTTCTACAGATAGTTCACGGTCTATGATTCCAGTGTCCGAAACATCCAGTGATTTACACTCTTCAAGGAATTCATCACGGGAAATTTCCTGATCATAATACTGATAATAGATGTCCTGCTGCCCTTTTTCAACAAGAGCATGGAACAAGGTCCGGGTTTCAAGCGTCCGCGCTGCATGGACGTTCATCTCGATGTGGGAAACGATATTGAAATCATTCCGAAAAAATCCCTCGGTGAGTCCACCTGCACCTGCAAACATATCCAGGACTATTTTTTTTGACACCACCGATTTCTCACCTGCAAACGAATATTACTATGAATTAATCAATTGTTATAATCTGTTTCTGAAAATCAAAAAAGATTTCCTTTCTTTTGCTATAGAATAGAAATTGATAATGTCCCCCTCATTTTTTGTTGAAAAAATCAGCAGTTGTCACTATTATTAAATCCAGAAAATGGCAGCATCCAGAACACTATCCGACATGGCCCGATAAAAATTCCGGAAACCTAAAATCAATCCCAGACCAGCAAGATCCAGGAGAGGAGAGCCACCCCTCCAGGGGGTCTCCCACTCACGCCAGCGCTGGCACGCCATCGGCCCGGGCCTCGCGGCGTTGTCGAGGATCACGGTCTTCACCGCGTTGAAGCCGACCTGTGTCGGCGTACAAAGGTCATTCGGGCTGGCATGGATCTCCGGCCCCCATGTTCCGGCACCGCCGCGGCCGTCCCACCCCAAACCTCACACACCCCTCCTCATCCCCCACCCCATCACACACAAACCCGCACTTCTCCAGCACCCGCACCGAAGCACCATTCCCCGCTTCCGCCTGCGCCACGACACGCACCACCTCAGGAAACCCAAACGCCCACGCCACCAGGGCGGCCACCGCCTCGGTCGCATACCCGCACCCCCGGTACGCCGGGAGAACCGCATACCCGATCTCCGCCTCGCCCTCAAGCGACGGCCGCCCGACAAACCCGCACGAACCGACGAGCACCCCCTCCGCGGAGATCACGTACCAGAGATTCCAGCCCACACTCTCAGGGTCATTCTTCAACCAGGAGAAAAAAATTGGGAGGGCGTCGGGGAGCGTCTCGGGCGGCCAGTCATCGGGGACGGCGGCGCCCAGCAGACCGGCAAGCGTCGGGGCGTCGGCGGCAAGGTGCGCCGCCGTGGCCGGGACCAGGCGGAGACGGGCGGTCTCGAACGCCTCACTCACTCCATCCCTCGGCCCGCAACCGCTCCTTCGCGCGTCCCACATACCCCTCGTCCGAATCCACGCAGACAAAGTGCCGCCCCGCCTGCAACGCCGCGATCCCCGTGCTCCCCGCCCCCGCAAACGGATCGAGGACCACGTCGCCCTTGAACGTATAGAGCTGGATGCAGCGGAACGGGAGTTCGACCGGGAACGGTGCCGGGTGGCCCACCTTCTTCGCCGAGACCGTCGGGAACGTCCAGATGCTCTTGGTCCACTCCAGGAACTGGTCCCTCGTGATCGTGTCCTCGCGCTCGCCCTTCTTGCGGGAGTACGTCCCCTTCGAGAAGACCAGGATATACTCGTGGACATCGCGCAGCGTCGGGTTCGAGGCCGAACACCAGCTCCCCCAGGCCGTCGAGATCCCCGCCCCGGTCGCCTTGTTCCAGATCACCTCGCCGCGCATCAGGAACCCCAGGTCGTGCATCACCGAGATGATATAACTGTGATACGGGATGTAGGGCTTTCTCCCGACATTCGCCACATTCACGCAGGCCCGCCCGCCAGGGACGAGCACCCGGTAGACCTCGGCAAAGACCGTGCGCAGGAGAGAAAGATACTCGTCGAGATCGAGGTCGTCGTCGTAGGTCTTGCCGACATTGTACGGCGGCGAGGTGACCATCAGGTGGACACTGTCGTCCGGGAGGAAGGAGAGATCCCTGCTGTCCTTGCAGATCACCTCATCGAGGCACTCCTCCGGCACCTCGTTCTCACCGGTCCCGCCCTGACTCCCCTCTCCCCCGGCCGCATAGATCCGCCGGCCGTAGAAGGCGCTTGCGTTATGACATTCCCGTTTCGAAACCCCGAACTCACTGGTCTCCGACTTCTTCCTCCCGAAGGTGACGCGCTGCCTGCACGTCGGGCAGGTGGTGGAGTACTTCGCCTTCCCGGTATATTCCCAGGAGAAACCGCATGCCGGACAGGTGAGATGCATCGATCACATCTTGGCTCCATCTGGTAATAGGAGTGCCGAAACGCCCCCGACAGATCCCGGGACCAGGGTGCGCCACCGGCCCCGATTTATAATAAATTATATATGGGGGAGGCGCCTCCATACCCCCGGAGGAACCATGCCAAAAGGGAAATTTGAGGTTTACCGGGACAAAGGAGACGAATACAGGTTCAGACTGAAGGCCTCAAACGGTCAGGTCATCGCCACCAGTCAGGGCTACAAGTCGAGGGAGTCATGCATGAAGGGGATAGAGAGCGTCAGAAACAATGCCCCGAATGCCGAGATCCTCGAACTGAGCGAGTGACTCTTTTAAAAAAAGATTATTTTTTGACCTTGCAGAAGAACCGGTCCATGATCTCGGGTGCCCGGTCCTTGAGACCGAAGCCGACGATGATCGCGATGGCGGCACCGATCCCGAGCGCCACACCCCATGCCAGCGGCCCGATGAAGATGTAGATGATCGTCAGGTCGAAGGCAAGCTGGGTCAGCGCGAGGATGATCACGACAAAGTACAGGAACAGCCTGATCAGAAGGATCATCGGCCCGATCAGAGAGATCTCCATATTCTCTCCATAGCGCTCCATCCAGTCCGCGAAGAAGTCGATGAGAATGATGCCGACCACCAGGATCAGGATGAAGGCCACGACATTCGGGATGTACGCGACGATGACGGCCATCGCCTTCGAGAGCGACTCGATCTGAAGGACATTCGTTGCCGCCATGATGGCGATGAGGTAGATGAAAATTCTCACCAGGATATCGAAGAGATGCACGATCGATAACCCGCTCTTCTCGATCGCGGCCCCTGGTTCTGTCTTCCTGAGGGCATCGTCCACCCCGATCTTGTCGAGGAAGACCGAGATCGCCTTGCCGAGCACCCGCCCGATGATCCATCCGATGATCAGGATGATGATGGCGGCGACGATGTTCGGCAGGAAGATCACGACTCCGCCGACCATCTCAGAGATCTGGGACATGATATCAACCATAAGACATCAGGCCCAAATTATAATATTTACATATATAATTTCCCTCGCCGCCTGATTCCTACCACTCCCGAAGAACCATGGCCGGAATGCCCGGTCTCATTCACCCGGCGATATCGGAGAGGAGATCGCTCAGGAAAGATCACGGAAATCGATACGAAACACACACCCTGCTTTTCCAGGGGGAGGGCGGAGAGCATGGCGTCCGGGGTGGGGCATGCCGCGGCGAGTGCTCCGCTCCGATCGGCGGCGCTGCTCGTCGAATATCGGAGCGCACGAAAAATGAGAGTTCATCCCATCCCGATCTCGATGACCGTCGGGTATTTCTGCATGATCGCATACACGATCGTGTTCGAGACCCAGAGTTTCCCTTCCCGCATCTGGCGCATCTCGCTCAGTTCGCCGAGTGCCTGCAAGGCCCTGAACGCGGTTTCGTCCCTGAGATAATAACTGTCCGTGACGTCGAGCGTGGAATAGAAGGTGATCGGGATCATGAGGCGGCCGTGGACCTTCTCGGGCAGACGGTCGCCAAGCGTCCGGATCACCTCTCGATCAAAGGCATGCTCTTTTCCACCTTTCGTCACCGAGGACGGGGACGTCTCCGTGAGCAGTCGGGCAAGGGACTTCTTCTCGGCCACCAGCCCGTCTTTGATCCTGCCGACCTCCAGGGAGACCCATTTTTTGAGGACCGATTCCTCGCCGAGGTTGGGGCGGTATGACATCGATCCGCCGGATAGGAGCGTGGAGGTATATATCTTTGCCGGGGCGTGGTGAAGAGACAGGATCGGGGCCGGAGGAGATAAATTACCGTCAACGGGGAGTCCCTGTTCTCATCGTTTCACCGAGAGATAGACCGATATCGCCGCGATCAGTGCCCCGGTGCCCAGACTGAACTCAAGAATCGCGCCCTCGCCCCGCCAGGTCACGGCCTCGCCAAGGAAGAGGACGGCCAGGGCGATGACGACGACTCCCAGGAGTTTGGTCTTGAGGTCGTCGAGGGTGCGGATCTCCGCCCACCCGGGGAGGGGCGCCCTGGCGATGAAGAGTTCGTACAGTCCCAGAGAGATGATGTAAAAGACCGTGGCCACCAGAAAGGTGTCGATGACCTTGATGGAGATGGAGAGTATCTCGACCCGCGCCTCGGCACCGGCACTCCAGGCGACGAACATCTCGACGACCATGACGAGGGAGAGAAAAAAAACTGGAGATAAACAGGGTGACTGAGGTCAGGGCCGAACCGACCACTGCCAGGGTGAAGAGCACTCTGCCAGACGAGGCGATGACCCGCACACAGCACTCCGATGAAGCATTCCCCCACGGGTTGGTCGTCGGACGCTCTCCGTTGACCGGGCCTTCATCGCCTTGTCCACTCATCGCCCTCCCCCGCGGGCCGAACCGCAGGAGGGGCATGGGGACGGCAGGATATAAAACTCATCGCCGCGACGATCCCCGGAAGAGGAGATACGCAGCGTGAAGAAGAAATGCCTGAAAAGAGCCGCTGGAGGGATTCGAACCCTCGACCTGCTGATTACGAATCAGCCGCTATACCACTAAGCCACAGCGGCACGTCACCTCTATAGGTGCTCTCCTATGTTGGCGCCGCTGAATAATAAAGGTAGTTGTCGCCCCTCAGCCCTCCGGTCCCTCCCGTGGGTGTCCGGTCGGGAGAAGGAGAAAGAGCGCGACGAGGGCCGCCCCCATGAAAGCCGGGAAGAGAAGACTCTCGCGGAGCAGATACCCGGTCCAGAACCCGAAGATCAGCACCGCACTCGACGACATCGACGGCGGGGGCACGCTCCCGCCGGCACCGCGGTGGAAGACCCAGGCATAGAAGACCCCGGTGATCGCCCAGCCGACGAAGTTCACCACCGGGATCCCGTAATAGATCCCCAAGTTCTCCCAGGCCCAGAACCCG contains:
- a CDS encoding DNA cytosine methyltransferase; protein product: MVSKKIVLDMFAGAGGLTEGFFRNDFNIVSHIEMNVHAARTLETRTLFHALVEKGQQDIYYQYYDQEISRDEFLEECKSLDVSDTGIIDRELSVETLDKTIADVHARLDDLNRNNVDVIIGGPPCQAYSLIGRARDLNKMRNDPRNHLYIHYLRFIDEFKPEIFVFENVPGLISARNGEIYSDFLERIKSLGYYTPPEPKILNARDFGVLQNRKRIIFIGWKKDHDLTYPGFEIAEPRYKIWDVLKDLRELEPGEGTDGPQRYRVGRPSGYLKRSHIRNNHRYVRHHIARNHNDRDREIYRTAIRMWNDSKKRLRYNELPENLKTHANQSSFLDRFKVVDGDGLSHAIVAHLSKDGHFFIHPDISQARSLTVREAARIQSFPDNYLFEGPRTAQYVQIGNAVPPLMAEGIAREIKKMIQKVVD
- a CDS encoding GNAT family N-acetyltransferase, whose translation is MSEAFETARLRLVPATAAHLAADAPTLAGLLGAAVPDDWPPETLPDALPIFFSWLKNDPESVGWNLWYVISAEGVLVGSCGFVGRPSLEGEAEIGYAVLPAYRGCGYATEAVAALVAWAFGFPEVVRVVAQAEAGNGASVRVLEKCGFVCDGVGDEEGCVRFGVGRPRRCRNMGAGDPCQPE
- a CDS encoding DNA-methyltransferase, whose product is MHLTCPACGFSWEYTGKAKYSTTCPTCRQRVTFGRKKSETSEFGVSKRECHNASAFYGRRIYAAGGEGSQGGTGENEVPEECLDEVICKDSRDLSFLPDDSVHLMVTSPPYNVGKTYDDDLDLDEYLSLLRTVFAEVYRVLVPGGRACVNVANVGRKPYIPYHSYIISVMHDLGFLMRGEVIWNKATGAGISTAWGSWCSASNPTLRDVHEYILVFSKGTYSRKKGEREDTITRDQFLEWTKSIWTFPTVSAKKVGHPAPFPVELPFRCIQLYTFKGDVVLDPFAGAGSTGIAALQAGRHFVCVDSDEGYVGRAKERLRAEGWSE
- a CDS encoding YegP family protein; translation: MPKGKFEVYRDKGDEYRFRLKASNGQVIATSQGYKSRESCMKGIESVRNNAPNAEILELSE
- a CDS encoding mechanosensitive ion channel family protein; the encoded protein is MSQISEMVGGVVIFLPNIVAAIIILIIGWIIGRVLGKAISVFLDKIGVDDALRKTEPGAAIEKSGLSIVHLFDILVRIFIYLIAIMAATNVLQIESLSKAMAVIVAYIPNVVAFILILVVGIILIDFFADWMERYGENMEISLIGPMILLIRLFLYFVVIILALTQLAFDLTIIYIFIGPLAWGVALGIGAAIAIIVGFGLKDRAPEIMDRFFCKVKK
- a CDS encoding DUF61 family protein, producing the protein MSYRPNLGEESVLKKWVSLEVGRIKDGLVAEKKSLARLLTETSPSSVTKGGKEHAFDREVIRTLGDRLPEKVHGRLMIPITFYSTLDVTDSYYLRDETAFRALQALGELSEMRQMREGKLWVSNTIVYAIMQKYPTVIEIGMG